One genomic region from Prunus persica cultivar Lovell chromosome G3, Prunus_persica_NCBIv2, whole genome shotgun sequence encodes:
- the LOC18783840 gene encoding serine carboxypeptidase-like 25, producing MVMAKTQILIIFVLLLIGLFTGSHGIVVANEEEEADRIVGLPGQPKVSFQQFSGYVTVNHHVGRALFYWLTEAAHDPLSQPLVVWLNGGPGCSSVAYGASEEIGPFRINKSASGLYLNKFSWNSLANLLFLETPAGVGFSYSNRSSDLFDTGDGRTARDSLQFLIRWLDRFPRYKGREVYLTGESYAGHYVPQLAKAILTYNSQSKHPINLKGIMVGNAVTDNYYDNLGTVTYWWSHAMISDRTYRQLINTCDFRRQKNSDECESLYSYAMDKEFGNIDQYNIYAPPCNNSDGSTSTRQSSMRLPHRPMFRQLSGYDPCTEKYAEVYYNRPDVQKALHANITRIPYKWTACSEVLNRNWNDTDVSILPIYRDMIAAGLRIWIFSGDVDSVVPVTATRYSLAQLKLATKIPWYPWYTKKQVGGWTEVYEGLTFATVRGAGHEVPLFKPREALQLFKSFIQGKPLPKSS from the exons atggtCATGGCCAAAACACAGATCCTAATAATCTTTGTTTTGCTTCTTATTGGGCTGTTTACTGGAAGCCATGGAATTGTAGTagcaaatgaagaagaagaagctgataGGATTGTGGGCCTCCCTGGACAACCCAAGGTCTCTTTTCAGCAGTTTTCTGGATATGTCACTGTAAATCACCATGTTGGCAGAGCCCTCTTTTACTGGCTCACTGAGGCTGCTCATGATCCCTTGTCACAACCTCTTGTTGTTTGGCTCAATGGAG gCCCTGGTTGCTCCTCTGTGGCATATGGTGCATCGGAAGAGATAGGACCCTTTAGAATAAACAAGAGTGCTTCGGGGCTATACTTGAACAAGTTCTCATGGAACTCTCTGGCCAATCTCTTGTTCTTGGAAACCCCGGCTGGCGTCGGCTTCTCCTACAGCAACCGCTCCTCCGACCTCTTTGACACCGGTGACGGCCGCACCG CAAGGGACTCTTTGCAATTCTTGATCCGATGGTTGGATCGATTCCCACGATACAAGGGCCGAGAAGTATATCTTACAGGCGAGAGCTATGCTGGCCATTATGTCCCTCAGCTTGCCAAAGCAATTTTGACCTACAATTCACAATCCAAGCACCCAATCAATCTTAAAGGAATAATG GTGGGTAATGCAGTGACAGATAACTACTATGATAACCTAGGGACGGTGACATACTGGTGGAGCCATGCCATGATCTCTGATAGAACCTACCGGCAGCTGATCAACACGTGCGATTTTCGCAGGCAGAAGAACTCCGATGAATGCGAATCCTTGTATAGCTACGCCATGGATAAGGAGTTTGGAAACATAGACCAGTACAACATTTACGCACCCCCTTGCAACAACTCTGATGGAAGCACTTCTACAAGGCAGAGTAGCATGCGTCTGCCTCATCGACCG ATGTTCCGGCAACTATCTGGCTATGATCCTTGTACGGAGAAATATGCTGAAGTTTATTACAACAGGCCAGATGTGCAGAAAGCTCTCCATGCCAACATAACCAGAATTCCTTATAAGTGGACTGCTTGCAG TGAGGTTTTGAATCGAAATTGGAACGACACAGATGTATCGATTCTTCCTATTTACAGGGACATGATAGCTGCTGGTTTGAGGATTTGGATTTTCAG TGGAGATGTGGATTCAGTGGTGCCAGTTACAGCCACTAGGTACTCCCTTGCACAACTCAAATTAGCAACCAAAATTCCATGGTACCCCTGGTATACTAAAAAGCAG GTGGGAGGGTGGACAGAGGTGTATGAAGGGCTGACATTTGCAACAGTGAGAGGAGCAGGTCATGAAGTCCCACTTTTCAAGCCAAGAGAAGCTCTTCAGCTGTTCAAATCATTCATTCAAGGGAAGCCCCTTCCAAAGTCCTCATGA